One Polaribacter reichenbachii genomic window, CCTTCTTTTACAGTTTCTACAATACCAATTGGTGTTTTAAAATCACCTAGATTAGTTGGTAATTCTTCTTTTAAACGATAACCGTTTAAACATTCTATTACCAAAGCAGGATCATCACCTTCTAGTAGCGTATTGTAAAAACCAGCAGCTTTTGTCATATTTCTTGGTACTAAAACGTGGATTCCTCTAACATTATTTATAATTCCTGCCATTGGTGAACCTGCGTGCCAAATACCTTCTAATCTATGACCACGAGTTCTAATAATTAAAGGTGCTTTTTGTTTTCCTAAAGTTCTGTATCGTAAAGTTGCTAAATCGTCACTCATAATTTGAAGTGCGTATAGCAAGTAATCTAAATATTGTATTTCTGCAATTGGTCTTAAACCTCTCATAGCCAAACCAATTCCTTGACCTATTATTGTTGCTTCTCTAATTCCTGTATCAGAAATTCTGATGTTGCCATATTTTTCTTGTAGACCTTCTAAACCTTGATTTACATCACCAATAAAACCAGCATCTTCACCAAAAATTACTACATCTTTATGTTTATTAAGAATGGCATCAAAATTATCTCTCATAATAATTCTGGCATCTACCAAGTTTTTTTCTTGAGCATAAATAGGCGCTTTGTCTAAAACCTCTAAAGCGCTTAAGTCTGTTTCACTCAATAGATGTGTAGAATATTTTTGATAAGCTTCTTTAAAAAATGATTTAATATAAATCTGAATTGCATTTTTTTCAGCCGAATTTTCATCTCTTAAATACCATAAACATTTTCTAACCGTAGATAAAACATCTTTTCTGGTTGGTTCTGATATTGCGTTTAAATCGTTTTTATATTTAGTTATAAAAGGTTTGTTAGAACTTTTAACCGCAGCTTTTTCTAGTAATTCAGACGCATCTAAACGTTCTGATTTTATTTCATTTAAAAAGGCGTTCCAAGCATTTCTTTTTGCGTTGGTTACTTCTTTTTTAGCTTCTTTTTCTAAAATGATTAAATCAGTTTCATCTTCTACAAAACGTAAAACATCTCCATTTTCTGTTTCTAGTTCAAAATCTAAAATCCATTCTCGCATTTTTACAATACAATCGTGGTTTTTTTCCCATTGTAAACGTTCTTTAGATTTATATCTCTCATGAGACCCAGAAGTAGAATGTCCTTGTGGTTGTGTTAATTCTTTTACGTGTATTAAAACAGGTATATGTTCTTCGCTAGCTAGTTTTGCTGCTTTTTGATAAACATCTACTAATTGCACATAGTCCCAACCGTTAATTACAAAAATTTCGTAACCTTTATTTTTTTTATCTCTTTGAAATCCTTTTAAAATTTCTGAAATACTCTCTTTTGTAGTTTGATGTTTTGCGTGTACAGAAATTCCGTATTCATCATCCCAAACACTCATTACCATTGGTACTTGTAAAACTCCAGCTGCATTTATGGTTTCAAAGAACAAACCTTCACTTGTACTTGCATTACCAATTGTTCCCCAAGCAATTTCGTTACCATTAATTGAGAAATTGGTGTTTTTTTGTACACTTTTTTCGTTTCTATAAATTTTTGATGCTTGTGCTAAACCTAATAAACGAGGCATTTGACCAGCAGTAGGAGAGATATCTGAACTAGAATTGTATTGCTTTGTTAGGTTTTTCCAGTTTCCATCTTCTTTTAAACTATGAGTTGCAAAGTGGCCTCCCATTTGTCTTCCTGCGGACATTGGATCTGCATTTATATCTGTATGTGCATATAAACCTGCAAAAAATTGTTGAGGAGTAAATTCACCAAGCGCCATCATAAAAGTTTGATCTCTATAATAACCAGATCTAAAATCGCCTTTTTTAAAGGCTTTTGCCATAGCTAGCTGAGGTACTTCTTTTCCATCACCAAAAATACCAAATTTTGCTTTACCAGTT contains:
- a CDS encoding alpha-ketoacid dehydrogenase subunit alpha/beta gives rise to the protein MLQNTVALNTQEISFNEFKKEVLKDYKIARISRECSLLGRREVLTGKAKFGIFGDGKEVPQLAMAKAFKKGDFRSGYYRDQTFMMALGEFTPQQFFAGLYAHTDINADPMSAGRQMGGHFATHSLKEDGNWKNLTKQYNSSSDISPTAGQMPRLLGLAQASKIYRNEKSVQKNTNFSINGNEIAWGTIGNASTSEGLFFETINAAGVLQVPMVMSVWDDEYGISVHAKHQTTKESISEILKGFQRDKKNKGYEIFVINGWDYVQLVDVYQKAAKLASEEHIPVLIHVKELTQPQGHSTSGSHERYKSKERLQWEKNHDCIVKMREWILDFELETENGDVLRFVEDETDLIILEKEAKKEVTNAKRNAWNAFLNEIKSERLDASELLEKAAVKSSNKPFITKYKNDLNAISEPTRKDVLSTVRKCLWYLRDENSAEKNAIQIYIKSFFKEAYQKYSTHLLSETDLSALEVLDKAPIYAQEKNLVDARIIMRDNFDAILNKHKDVVIFGEDAGFIGDVNQGLEGLQEKYGNIRISDTGIREATIIGQGIGLAMRGLRPIAEIQYLDYLLYALQIMSDDLATLRYRTLGKQKAPLIIRTRGHRLEGIWHAGSPMAGIINNVRGIHVLVPRNMTKAAGFYNTLLEGDDPALVIECLNGYRLKEELPTNLGDFKTPIGIVETVKEGKDLTVVSYGSTLRLVLEAAKELNQVGIDIEVIDAQSLLPFDLTKDCVKSLAKTNKLLVVDEDVPGGASAYILQEIIENQNGYQYLDSKPSTLTSKPHRPAYGTDGDYFSKPSVEDIFEKVYAIMHESNPTKFRSLY